The window CTTATAAATCAAAGAGCCGATAACGCCGTTTTTACCCAAAAGCAAAAGCAGAAGGTAACCGGTAACGGTAGGAGGAAAAACTAAAGGTAGAGTTATCAAAGCATCTAACAGGTTCTTAAATGGAAACTTCTTCAACGCTAAGAAGTAAGCAACGGGGAGTCCAAACAGCATAACTAAAAGCGCAGAAATGGTTGAAACCTTTAAAGAGAGTTTTATAGAAAAGAGGGCTTCTGGGTCAAGAGAAATCATTTTAGACCCTCTGTTACTTTCTTAAAGCCGAACTTTTTGAAATCTTCCGCATCTGCATTAAGAATAAAGTTTTCAAACTTCTCAGCGCCTGAAGCGTTCCTTGCCCCTCTAACAATACCTATCCAAAAAGTAATAGGTCTGTGAAGATTGTCAGGAAAGACCTTCAGTAGCTTTAACCTATCCTTAAACCTCACGTAGTCAGAGTAATAAATAATTCCAGCATCAGTATTCCCAGTCATAACCCATACACTTATCTGTCTCACAGTAGGCGCATAGACAAATCTACTTTTTAACTTTTCATAAATCCCTAAATTTTTAAGCGTTTCTATCGCATACTTACCGACAGGTGCCAACCTATTGCCTATTGCAATTTTCTTAGCCTCCATAATTGAACCAATGTGCGAGTTTAACGGAACAACCAA is drawn from Desulfurobacterium pacificum and contains these coding sequences:
- the modA gene encoding molybdate ABC transporter substrate-binding protein encodes the protein MRILLFLLFFQFFFLPSSLADVIRLSAAMGTKDLINYEVKQFNASHNSDKVVCNFSSSGKLATQIEAGAPADIYISASKYWMDYLLKKGFIVPDSAKPFASTDLVLVVPLNSHIGSIMEAKKIAIGNRLAPVGKYAIETLKNLGIYEKLKSRFVYAPTVRQISVWVMTGNTDAGIIYYSDYVRFKDRLKLLKVFPDNLHRPITFWIGIVRGARNASGAEKFENFILNADAEDFKKFGFKKVTEGLK